A genomic stretch from Gemmatimonadales bacterium includes:
- a CDS encoding sugar ABC transporter substrate-binding protein yields MRHGRRAALHALVVWCGALAACRAQEAEPTLRFWALGQEGERVRPLLEAFERENPGIRVRLQQLPWTAAHEKLLTAYVGDATPDVAQVGNTWVPEFVALRALEPLDPWIASSAVVDPGAYFDGIWRTNVLDGTAFGIPWYVDTRVLFYRTDILTRAGYDAMPTTWQEWREAMAAVSRVIGPGRHAIFLPTNEWVQPVVLGLQAGAPLLRDSARYGAFRDSAFRRAFEFYVGLYQSGAAAPMGNNDVANPYQEFARGTFAMWITGPWNLGEFRRRLPRALQHQWATAPLPGPAGATSGVSLAGGSSLVLFRASARKPEAWKLIEFLSRAEQQRRLYDLTGDLPARREVWQAAGLDRHPHTRAFWEQLHRVVPLPQVPEWELIATKVIENAERAIRGGTPVDQVLDRLDRDVDRVLAKRRWLLARDSARGPGR; encoded by the coding sequence ATGCGGCACGGGCGGCGAGCCGCGCTCCACGCACTCGTGGTCTGGTGTGGCGCGCTGGCCGCCTGCCGCGCCCAGGAGGCCGAGCCGACGCTCCGCTTCTGGGCCCTGGGCCAGGAGGGTGAGCGCGTCCGACCGCTGCTCGAGGCGTTCGAGCGCGAGAACCCCGGCATCCGGGTCCGTCTCCAGCAGCTTCCCTGGACCGCCGCGCACGAGAAACTCCTGACCGCCTACGTCGGCGACGCCACGCCGGACGTGGCGCAAGTCGGGAATACCTGGGTGCCGGAATTCGTGGCGCTGCGCGCCCTCGAGCCCCTCGACCCCTGGATCGCCTCCTCGGCGGTCGTGGATCCCGGCGCGTACTTCGACGGGATCTGGCGGACGAACGTGCTCGACGGGACCGCGTTCGGCATCCCCTGGTACGTCGATACCCGGGTCCTGTTCTACCGGACGGATATCCTCACCCGCGCCGGCTACGACGCGATGCCCACGACCTGGCAGGAATGGCGCGAGGCGATGGCGGCGGTCTCGCGGGTCATCGGTCCGGGCCGCCACGCCATCTTCCTGCCGACCAACGAGTGGGTGCAGCCGGTCGTCCTCGGGCTCCAGGCGGGTGCTCCGCTCCTGCGCGATTCGGCGCGGTACGGGGCTTTCCGCGACTCGGCGTTCCGCCGCGCCTTCGAGTTCTACGTCGGCCTCTACCAGAGCGGCGCCGCGGCACCGATGGGGAACAACGACGTCGCTAACCCCTACCAGGAGTTCGCGCGTGGCACCTTCGCCATGTGGATCACCGGTCCCTGGAACCTCGGGGAGTTCCGGCGCCGGCTGCCCCGGGCGCTCCAGCACCAGTGGGCCACCGCCCCGCTGCCCGGTCCGGCTGGCGCGACGTCCGGTGTCTCGCTGGCCGGGGGGTCAAGCCTCGTCCTATTCAGGGCCTCGGCCCGAAAGCCCGAGGCGTGGAAGCTCATCGAGTTTCTCTCGCGGGCCGAACAGCAGCGGCGGCTCTACGACCTCACCGGCGACCTGCCCGCCCGGCGGGAGGTGTGGCAAGCGGCCGGGCTCGATCGGCACCCGCACACCCGGGCGTTCTGGGAGCAGCTCCACCGTGTGGTTCCCCTGCCGCAGGTCCCGGAGTGGGAATTGATCGCCACGAAGGTCATCGAGAACGCCGAGCGTGCGATCCGGGGCGGCACCCCGGTGGACCAGGTCCTCGATCGGCTCGATCGAGACGTGGACCGCGTGCTCGCGAAGCGGCGCTGGCTGCTCGCGCGCGATTCGGCGCGGGGGCCGGGGCGGTGA
- a CDS encoding glucoamylase family protein encodes MSLATRGALTGLILAAAVLPACPRNGPTAGPVEPSSPRAQAFLDTLEQRTFAFFWERTDPATGLTPDRWPTPSFSSIAAVGFALTAYPIGAERGYVTRAAAADRVLTTLRFFYGLPQGAAPSGTGGNEGFFYHFLDMADGHRFGTVELSTVDTAILLAGALFCQQYFDGADATEAAIRAYADSLYRRANWRWFQPRAPLVGLAWKPEDGFSTYDWRGYSEGSIIYVLALGSPTAAIDSTAWDAWTATYQWGRFHGYEHVGFAPLFGHQYSHVWIDFRGIRDAYMRGRGIDYFENSRRATYAQRAYAIANPDGWTGFGPETWGLSASDGPADVVQLVRGASRRFFTYAARGASFTEVRDDGTVTPTAAGGSIPFAPEIAIPALVAMRERQGTWLFGTYGFFDAFNPTWQWPSTPLRHGRYVAGQGWFDTDYLGIDQGPILAMIANHRADIVWRYMRRSPYIVRGLRRAGFSGGWLDQAP; translated from the coding sequence ATGTCGCTCGCTACCCGCGGCGCCCTGACGGGCCTGATTCTCGCGGCGGCGGTTCTCCCCGCCTGTCCGCGGAACGGCCCGACGGCCGGTCCCGTCGAGCCGTCCTCCCCGCGCGCCCAGGCGTTCCTCGACACCCTGGAACAGCGGACCTTCGCCTTCTTCTGGGAGCGCACCGACCCCGCCACGGGTCTCACGCCCGACCGCTGGCCCACGCCGAGCTTCTCCAGCATCGCGGCGGTCGGGTTCGCGCTCACGGCCTATCCGATCGGCGCCGAGCGCGGTTACGTGACGCGGGCCGCCGCCGCCGATCGTGTGCTCACGACGCTCCGGTTCTTCTACGGCCTCCCGCAAGGGGCGGCTCCCTCGGGCACGGGAGGGAACGAGGGCTTCTTCTATCACTTCCTGGACATGGCTGACGGCCACCGGTTCGGCACTGTGGAACTGTCCACGGTGGACACCGCGATCCTGCTCGCCGGTGCCCTGTTCTGCCAGCAGTACTTCGACGGCGCCGACGCCACCGAGGCCGCCATCCGTGCCTATGCCGATTCCCTCTACCGGCGGGCGAACTGGCGCTGGTTCCAGCCCCGCGCGCCGCTGGTCGGTTTGGCCTGGAAGCCGGAGGACGGGTTCAGCACGTACGATTGGCGCGGCTACAGCGAGGGCTCCATCATCTACGTGCTCGCCCTCGGTTCCCCGACCGCCGCGATCGACTCGACGGCCTGGGACGCTTGGACGGCCACCTACCAATGGGGACGGTTCCACGGCTACGAACATGTCGGTTTCGCGCCGCTGTTCGGCCACCAGTACTCGCACGTCTGGATCGACTTCCGCGGCATCCGCGACGCGTACATGCGCGGTCGCGGGATCGACTACTTCGAGAACTCCCGGCGGGCGACCTATGCCCAGCGCGCCTACGCCATCGCCAACCCCGACGGCTGGACCGGCTTCGGTCCGGAGACCTGGGGCCTGTCCGCGTCGGACGGCCCGGCGGACGTGGTGCAGCTGGTGCGCGGCGCATCGCGCCGGTTCTTTACGTACGCCGCGCGGGGCGCCTCGTTCACGGAGGTGCGGGACGACGGCACCGTAACGCCCACGGCGGCGGGAGGCTCGATCCCGTTCGCGCCGGAGATCGCGATCCCCGCGCTGGTCGCGATGCGGGAACGCCAGGGGACGTGGCTGTTTGGGACGTATGGGTTCTTCGACGCATTCAACCCGACGTGGCAGTGGCCGAGCACCCCGCTTAGACACGGCCGCTACGTGGCGGGCCAGGGGTGGTTCGACACGGACTACCTGGGCATTGACCAGGGCCCCATCCTGGCGATGATCGCGAACCACCGCGCCGACATCGTCTGGAGGTACATGCGCCGGAGCCCCTACATCGTTCGCGGTCTCCGGCGCGCCGGCTTCAGCGGCGGCTGGCTCGACCAGGCGCCGTGA